A section of the Paenibacillus aurantius genome encodes:
- a CDS encoding DUF4238 domain-containing protein, whose amino-acid sequence MKYKKQHWIPRSYLSAWCDNDIPVGYDPYVWLISKDWSQIKRKAPENIFYENDMYTIHLANGERNLSIEHGLSGLEDAVSKVVQNVIIKNKRLSLDDHIILCAFVAAMHERTPSHRDHLKKQWGKVLSKMESMRYQFERATPEQQNAMMSIGPVSEGPTYSTEDVRQMAETPLQTMLMPSIQTQTSLLLKMNLSILYSISKARFLTSDNPCVWFDPEAKHRPPMFRSVGLGYETVEITLPLSPRHAIILSWNSAPAYIEFPRRKVEALNYKTWLYSEDYVVSNANIEKPHWLGN is encoded by the coding sequence GTGAAATACAAAAAACAACATTGGATTCCTCGTTCTTATCTCTCAGCGTGGTGTGATAATGATATTCCGGTGGGCTATGATCCGTACGTTTGGCTTATTTCAAAAGACTGGAGCCAGATTAAAAGAAAAGCCCCTGAAAATATCTTTTATGAAAATGACATGTATACTATTCATTTAGCAAACGGTGAAAGAAACCTTTCAATTGAGCACGGTCTATCGGGCCTCGAAGACGCAGTTTCAAAAGTTGTCCAAAACGTCATAATTAAAAATAAACGATTAAGCTTAGATGATCATATAATTCTCTGCGCCTTTGTAGCCGCCATGCACGAAAGAACACCATCACACAGAGATCATTTAAAAAAACAATGGGGTAAGGTGCTCTCAAAAATGGAAAGCATGCGTTATCAGTTTGAGAGGGCTACTCCTGAACAACAGAACGCTATGATGAGCATTGGACCGGTATCCGAAGGACCGACCTATTCAACCGAAGATGTTCGGCAGATGGCCGAAACTCCGCTTCAAACAATGCTGATGCCCTCTATTCAAACTCAGACCTCTTTGCTGTTAAAAATGAATTTATCAATTTTGTACTCAATAAGCAAAGCTAGATTTCTCACATCCGATAACCCGTGTGTATGGTTTGATCCAGAGGCAAAACATAGACCCCCGATGTTCAGAAGTGTGGGGCTAGGATATGAGACTGTCGAAATCACATTGCCCTTGTCACCTCGGCATGCGATAATCCTGAGTTGGAATAGTGCCCCAGCTTATATCGAGTTTCCAAGAAGGAAAGTAGAAGCGCTAAATTATAAAACCTGGCTTTATTCAGAGGACTATGTGGTTTCTAATGCCAACATTGAAAAACCTCACTGGCTGGGTAATTAA
- a CDS encoding HIT family protein has protein sequence MQESQCLGCQLANKELETHTVYENDFVTCILDIAPLNEGRMLILPKQHYHDVDDLDEITANEIIKASAMLARVLKAEFHPDGITVIQNGGKFNDLTHYHVHVFPRYDFDGFAWVEPLDIVNAKGRLDNLERS, from the coding sequence ATGCAAGAGAGTCAGTGTTTAGGTTGCCAGCTTGCAAATAAAGAACTTGAAACGCACACAGTATATGAGAATGATTTTGTTACCTGCATTCTTGATATCGCGCCCTTAAATGAAGGGCGCATGCTAATACTTCCTAAACAACATTACCATGATGTCGATGATTTGGACGAAATCACTGCTAATGAGATCATTAAAGCATCGGCAATGTTAGCTAGGGTCTTAAAAGCAGAATTTCATCCAGATGGAATAACGGTTATACAAAATGGTGGTAAATTCAATGATTTAACTCATTATCACGTGCATGTCTTCCCACGGTATGATTTCGACGGGTTTGCATGGGTGGAACCACTTGATATCGTAAACGCAAAAGGCCGTCTAGACAACCTCGAAAGAAGTTAA